One genomic segment of Clavelina lepadiformis chromosome 3, kaClaLepa1.1, whole genome shotgun sequence includes these proteins:
- the LOC143450149 gene encoding rhodanese domain-containing protein CG4456-like, producing the protein MFWIRSFTKLASHHRMTMTLGYSVKNWVSVVAVLCQVPQQVILTRNVFNPPTKCFINGCQPTACRESHDDHSVELNDDLTVDIEELSDIVENDTAYVIDVRSAKEIREVGQIPAKRWINIPLNRLEASLEMPEGKFKAKYGCSKPTTEDKMVFHCLSGVRSTLALNSALNHGFKNAKHYPGGWLGWMKHLHHHHHEN; encoded by the exons ATGTTTTGGATTAGATCGTTCACGAAGCTAGCGAGCCACCATCGAATGACAATGACGTTAG GTTATTCAGTCAAAAACTGGGTGTCAGTTGTAGCTGTTTTGTGCCAAGTGCCACAACAAGTGATACTGACACGGAATGTATTCAATCCTCCTACAAAGTGCTTCATTAATGGGTGTCAACCAACTGCGTGTCGGGAAAGCCATGATGACCATTCTGTTGAGCTAAA TGATGACCTTACAGTGGATATTGAAGAACTCTCTGATATTGTGGAAAACGATACTGCGTATGTTATAGATGTAAGAAGTGCAAAAGAAATTAGGGAAGTTGGCCAGATACCAGCAAAGAGATGGATTAATATTCCACTCAATCGCCTTG AGGCATCTCTTGAAATGCCTGAAGGAAAATTTAAGGCTAAATATGGTTGCTCTAAGCCGACCACAGAGGATAAGATGGTATTCCATTGCTTAAGTGGCGTGCGTAGCACTCTCGCATTAAACTCTGCATTGAACCATGGATTTAAAAA TGCAAAGCATTATCCTGGAGGTTGGCTAGGGTGGATGAAGCATCTGCATCACCACCATCATGAAAATTAA
- the LOC143450148 gene encoding large ribosomal subunit protein uL24m-like encodes MRLTRFLLEKRGWLRLPGKPPESFRLIRHGALKWRDYRPREIDPPYWYKWTLTSPYSAEEQQKIMTGQTIAWYQHNYNKMKIVPPDKWLYEVGDKVQILVGKDEGKQGEVIQVVREGNLIVVGGLNCKRQTSEGGMMSDVEQPLQHHEVSLIDPKTSKPVSVEFKVSPEGKRVRVSKESGHIIHWPPEKLADGTLKSEFKCGEKDTTYEDACKRTFVPTMETWEEELQKISGINDPPRRKTFWY; translated from the exons ATGAGACTTACTAGGTTTTTGCTGGAAAAGCGAGGTTGGCTTCGTCTTCCTGGTAAGCCACCAGAAAGTTTTAGATTAATTCGCCATGGAGCACTGAAGTGGCGGGACTATCGTCCGAGAGAAATCGACCCACCATATTG GTACAAATGGACACTCACTTCGCCATATAGTGCTGAAGAACAGCAGAAAATAATGACCGGTCAGACAATTGCTTGGTATCAGCATAActataacaaaatgaaaattgtaCCACCAGATAAATGGTTGTACGAGGTTGGTGACAAAGTGCAAATACTTGTTGGCAAAGATGAAGGAAAGCAAGGGGAAGTCATTCAG GTAGTCCGAGAAGGAAATTTGATCGTTGTTGGGGGCTTAAACTGTAAAAGACAGA CTAGTGAAGGTGGAATGATGTCGGATGTTGAACAGCCATTGCAGCATCATGAG GTCAGTCTTATTGATCCCAAGACTTCAAAACCAGTTTCTGTTGAGTTTAAAGTAAGCCCAGAAGGTAAAAGAGTACGCGTGTCGAAAGAATCTGGTCATATAATTCACTG GCCACCAGAAAAACTTGCTGATGGCACACTAAAGTCAGAATTTAAGTGCGGTGAAAAAGACACAACTTATGAGGATGCTTGTAAAAGGACTTTCGTTCCAACCATGGAAACATGGGAGGAggaattacaaaaaatttctgGCATTAACGATCCTCCACGGAGAAAAACTTTTTGGTATTAG
- the LOC143448557 gene encoding general transcription factor IIF subunit 1-like: MTSSRADEYLVCVPKHSSKQYNVMRFNAGDKIDIRKWVKGSLSRDLSAKKIYEEEEVYPEYGEGSEYGRKQREEARRLKYGFKRSKFKVKDQPWNLMVSAIEPEADSKKKLNGKSDIKPKVITKEFSGRKEGGIGEGSMYFVFTQRPDCTFEAHPVEDWYNFKRKIRHRTLTDEEAEEAWEKRDKILNHLNYMARKRLHINDEEEGGGEEGKIKLEKKKSSSKMKNGDEDLMIHDNEDYELYMSGGSSDDAEEDDEGTSSKKKQKKKSKPKKESDDEKDEAVEDSDDGEHEGTEIAYASDISSENEEIYDSKIAPRGLDELSSSSSSDDEEENNKPEEKNTEKSKQSKATADSDNSDLSAESASDLEDEDSLSRSALLMQQKKISPKDKKAGKRSASNSRSSTPNSELSGSPNVKRKLHDVSKKLEAQASRQSPLTVGGSNILGKRCATGVGSETSGKRQKTNPEGSGTSTPTRDSTQHGITEEAVRKYLTHKPITTKDLLKKFKAKKKTGITSEQIVDKVAKILKKLNPQKIMMGDKMHLYLKLT; the protein is encoded by the exons ATGACATCATCAAGAGCTGATGAGTATCTTGTCTGTGTTCCCAAACATTCATCAAAACAATACAATGTCATGAGATTTAATGCTGGTGATAAAATTGATATTAGG AAATGGGTGAAAGGTTCTCTTTCAAGAGACTTGAGCGCAAAGAAAATATACGAAGAAGAGGAAGTCTATCCAGAATATGGCGAGGGCAGTGAGTATGGACGAAAGCAAAGAGAAGAG GCTCGTCGATTAAAATATGGTTTTAAAAGGAGCAAGTTCAAAGTTAAGGACCAACCATGGAACCTTATGGTGTCTGCTATTGAACCAGAAGCTGATAGTAAAAAGAAACTGAATGGCAAAAGTGATATAAAGCCTAAAGTTATCACAAAAGAATTTTCTGGAAGAAAGGAAGGTGGTATTGGAGAAGGTTCCATGTATTTTGTGTTTACTCAACGGCCAGATTGCACTTTTGAAGCTCATCCTGTAGAGGACTGGTACAACTTCAAAAGAAAGATTCGGCACCGGACACTCACGGATGAAGAAGCAGAAGAGGCGTGGGAAAAACGAGACAAGATTCTCAATCATCTGAACTACATGGCACGGAAGAGATTGCACATAAACGATGAAGAGGAAGGGGGCGGAGAAGAAGGAAAAatcaaattagaaaaaaaaaagagcTCAAGTAAGATGAAAAATGGGGATGAGGATCTGATGATACATGACAATGAGGATTATGAACTGTATATGAGCGGAGGAAGCAGTGATGACGCtgaagaagatgatgaagGAACATCTTCTAAAAAGAAGCAGAAGAAAAAGTCCAAACCGAAGAAAGAATCTGATGATGAAAAAGACGAGGCGGTGGAGGATTCAGATGACGGAGAACACGAAGGAACTGAAATTGCTTATGCAAGCGATATTAGCAGTGAAAATGAGGAGATATATGACTCAAAAATTGCTCCTCGAGGGCTAGATGAGTTAAGTTCATCTTCCAGCAGTGATGATGAAGAAGAGAATAATAAAcctgaagaaaaaaatacggaaaaatcaaaacaaagcaaagccACTGCTGATAGTGACAACAGTGATTTATCTGCAGAGTCTGCAAGCGATCTTGAAGATGAGGATTCTCTTTCCCGTAGTGCACTCTTGATgcagcaaaagaaaatttctcCTAAAGATAAGAAAGCTGGTAAAAGAAGCGCTTCCAACAGCAGATCATCAACTCCAAATTCTGAGTTATCAG GATCTCCTAATGTTAAAAGAAAACTGCATGATGTGTCTAAAAAATTAGAAGCACAAGCCAGTCGTCAATCACCTTTGACTGTTGGCGGCAGCAACATTTTGGGAAAGCGTTGTGCAACTGGTGTAGGCAGCGAAACATCTGGCAAGCGACAAAAGACTAATCCAGAAGGATCCGGAACAAGTACCCCAACCAGAGACTCTACTCAGCATGGGATCACAGAGGAAGCTGTTAGAAAATATCTGACTCACAAgccaataacaacaaaagactTGCTTAAGAAATTTAAggcaaagaaaaaaacagGAATCACTAGTGAACAAATTGTAGATaaagttgcaaaaattttgaaaaagttaaatccacaaaaaattatgatgGGCGACAAAATGCACTTGTATTTAAAGCTAACCTGA